Proteins encoded by one window of Enterobacter pseudoroggenkampii:
- a CDS encoding VOC family protein, producing the protein MANWQSIDELHDISADLPRFTQAFTELATRLGLDIAPLEADHISLRCHQNATAERWRRGFEQCGVLLSENIINGRPICLFKLHEPVNVAHWHFTVVELPWPGEKRYPHEGWEHIEIVLPGEPETLNARALALLSDDGLSKPGIFVKTSSPKGERERLPNPTLAVTDGQVTVKFHPWTIEQIVASEA; encoded by the coding sequence ATGGCGAACTGGCAATCCATTGACGAACTGCATGATATTTCCGCAGATTTACCGCGCTTCACCCAGGCGTTCACAGAACTTGCCACCCGTCTGGGTCTGGATATCGCACCGCTTGAGGCCGATCACATCTCTTTGCGCTGTCATCAGAATGCCACCGCAGAGCGCTGGCGTCGCGGTTTCGAACAGTGCGGCGTGTTGCTCTCCGAGAACATCATCAATGGTCGCCCCATTTGCCTGTTTAAACTGCATGAACCGGTGAACGTGGCCCACTGGCACTTCACCGTGGTTGAGCTGCCGTGGCCGGGCGAGAAGCGCTATCCGCACGAAGGCTGGGAGCATATCGAAATTGTCCTGCCGGGTGAACCGGAGACGTTGAACGCGCGCGCGCTGGCCCTGCTTTCTGACGACGGATTAAGCAAGCCGGGAATTTTTGTGAAGACGAGTTCTCCCAAAGGCGAGCGCGAGCGGTTACCTAACCCGACGCTGGCCGTCACGGACGGACAGGTCACGGTGAAATTTCATCCGTGGACCATTGAGCAGATCGTTGCCAGCGAAGCGTAA